The proteins below come from a single uncultured Dethiosulfovibrio sp. genomic window:
- the selA gene encoding L-seryl-tRNA(Sec) selenium transferase: MSGKFNVLLREIPSMEKVLSDERCLRYGDLVERDVIKEICSSLLDGLRKAILSGELDSFRRDDFFVLLDEGMEIYKRSSLRSVVNATGVVVHTNLGRSCLAEEAVEAVNQVARGYSTLEYDLKAGERGQRNSHVESLLCRVTGAEAAVVVNNNAGAVLLCLAALSSGRSAVVSRGELVEIGGSFRIPDIMTFSGTKLVEVGTTNRTHLKDYAGAIGDDTAMIMKVHPSNFKIVGFHKEVPREELAALAQERAVIFMEDLGSGVLADLSGSGLEGEITVRECLESGVDLVTFSGDKLLGGPQIGGIVGKRDLIERIRTYPLLRALRCDKMTLAAMEATLRLYLKGSSSKIPTVAMLTMSSGDLKDFCEDLACKLRSVMPDGSIDVVEVADAVGGGAYPGKDLPGWAVSVRVGSLSAGSLQEALRKRETPIVAGARDGALMIHGRTLLKGDDERVFDALSSIIKGDFI, encoded by the coding sequence ATGTCTGGAAAATTCAATGTGTTGTTGAGGGAGATACCTTCGATGGAAAAGGTCCTCAGCGATGAGAGATGCCTTAGATACGGTGATCTGGTGGAGAGAGACGTGATAAAAGAGATCTGTTCATCCCTTCTCGACGGCCTTAGAAAGGCTATTCTGTCCGGTGAGCTTGATTCCTTCCGCCGGGACGATTTTTTCGTGCTTTTGGACGAGGGCATGGAGATTTACAAACGGTCCAGCCTTCGGTCGGTGGTAAACGCTACAGGGGTCGTGGTCCATACGAACCTCGGTCGATCCTGTCTGGCGGAGGAGGCGGTCGAAGCTGTAAATCAGGTGGCCCGAGGGTACAGCACCTTAGAGTACGACCTTAAGGCTGGAGAGAGAGGACAGAGAAATTCCCACGTAGAGTCACTTCTCTGTAGGGTAACTGGTGCGGAGGCGGCGGTGGTGGTCAACAACAACGCCGGGGCGGTCCTTCTCTGCCTGGCTGCCCTTTCTTCGGGAAGATCGGCGGTAGTGTCCAGAGGCGAGCTTGTGGAGATCGGTGGTTCCTTCAGGATACCGGACATAATGACTTTCTCCGGGACAAAGCTGGTGGAGGTTGGAACCACCAACAGGACCCACCTGAAAGATTACGCCGGAGCCATAGGCGACGATACCGCTATGATTATGAAGGTCCATCCATCGAACTTTAAAATAGTGGGGTTCCACAAGGAGGTCCCCAGGGAAGAGCTTGCCGCACTGGCCCAGGAGAGGGCGGTTATATTCATGGAGGACCTTGGAAGCGGCGTTCTAGCGGACCTTTCGGGCTCAGGCCTGGAGGGGGAGATCACCGTTAGAGAGTGTCTTGAATCGGGAGTAGATCTGGTGACCTTCTCCGGCGATAAGCTCCTAGGCGGTCCCCAGATAGGTGGCATCGTCGGTAAGAGAGATCTCATAGAGAGGATAAGGACCTACCCTCTTCTCAGAGCCTTGAGGTGCGATAAGATGACTCTAGCCGCTATGGAGGCCACGTTGAGGCTCTACCTGAAGGGAAGCTCTTCAAAAATCCCTACCGTCGCCATGCTGACCATGTCCAGTGGAGACCTGAAGGATTTTTGTGAGGACCTGGCCTGTAAGCTGAGGTCGGTTATGCCCGACGGCTCCATAGATGTAGTGGAGGTGGCAGACGCTGTAGGAGGAGGAGCCTATCCCGGCAAGGATCTTCCCGGTTGGGCGGTCTCCGTTCGAGTTGGTTCTCTCAGCGCTGGTTCTCTCCAGGAGGCACTCAGAAAACGGGAGACCCCTATAGTAGCAGGTGCCAGGGACGGAGCTTTGATGATACACGGTCGAACTTTACTGAAAGGCGACGACGAGAGGGTTTTTGACGCCCTTTCCTCCATAATAAAGGGGGATTTTATATGA